The Thalassotalea nanhaiensis genome has a window encoding:
- a CDS encoding S9 family peptidase, whose translation MKWKFRNKSLKNNLLMLIGLAITGSINAAEVVDYKDVFELEYAASPQVHPNKKTVIYERRSMDIMGDKTRSSLWQVNLDGSNHRPLLSGKESFRSPSFSPDGKRLAYTSALDGSNQLYVRWLDTGQTARVTNLQNSPGSIAWSPDGKQIAFSMFTPSKGKSLFKDMPKKPNGATWAGTATYIDTTNYREDGGGYVEPGYGHIYVVPSDGGSPRQISSGNFHHGGPINWSKDGKQIIIDADRHENWQLRPRESDVYAINVADGTFTQLTSRQGPDRQPLISPDGKHIAYLGFEDKKLSSQNAHLSVMTIDGKNSVDLTPTLDRSVGNIQWSQDSKGLYFSFDDHGQQQLGFVDLTGKLTKMKTKLGGQSLGRPYTSGDYQAVGDGRVVFTQGNPNRPADLAVVNTKGEVKKLTALNEDLFAHKTMAKVRSLTVISSLDEKSIEAWVALPPNFDPAKKYPLILEIHGGPHAAYGPNFSMEVQLMAAQGYVVVWSNPRGSTSYGEDFANLIHHNYPSNDYNDLMDVVDGVIEEGYVDQEQLFVTGGSGGGTLTAWIIGKTNRFKAAVVAKPVINWMSFSLTADGYSYFTQYWMPGMPWDNAGHLWEHSPLSLVGNVKTPTMLLTGEFDYRTPMSETEQYYQALQLQQVDSAMVKIKKAGHGIARRPSNLIQKIGNIMAWFEKYRAKEVKYR comes from the coding sequence TTCGAACTTGAATATGCCGCTTCACCACAAGTTCACCCGAATAAAAAAACAGTCATTTATGAACGTCGTTCTATGGACATTATGGGCGATAAAACTCGCAGCAGTTTATGGCAAGTGAACTTAGATGGTAGCAACCACCGTCCATTACTTTCAGGTAAAGAAAGTTTTCGCTCTCCTTCGTTTTCACCTGACGGTAAGCGATTAGCTTATACCTCAGCCCTTGATGGCTCAAATCAGCTGTATGTTCGCTGGTTAGACACTGGCCAAACAGCCAGAGTAACTAATTTACAAAATTCTCCTGGTTCTATTGCTTGGTCCCCTGATGGTAAGCAAATTGCATTTTCAATGTTTACTCCAAGCAAAGGAAAATCACTATTTAAAGACATGCCTAAAAAGCCGAATGGCGCGACCTGGGCTGGCACTGCAACTTATATAGATACTACCAATTATCGTGAAGACGGCGGTGGTTATGTTGAGCCGGGTTATGGTCATATTTATGTAGTTCCAAGTGATGGTGGCAGCCCTAGACAAATTAGCTCAGGTAACTTCCATCATGGCGGTCCAATAAACTGGAGCAAAGATGGGAAGCAAATTATTATCGATGCTGACAGACATGAAAACTGGCAACTAAGACCGAGAGAATCTGACGTTTACGCAATTAATGTTGCAGATGGAACCTTTACCCAACTAACTAGCCGCCAAGGTCCAGATAGACAACCATTAATCAGCCCTGATGGTAAACATATTGCTTACTTAGGCTTTGAGGATAAAAAATTAAGTAGTCAAAATGCACATTTAAGCGTGATGACTATTGATGGCAAAAATAGTGTAGATTTAACGCCAACACTTGATCGTTCAGTTGGTAATATTCAATGGAGCCAAGACAGTAAAGGTTTATATTTTTCATTTGATGATCATGGTCAGCAACAACTTGGCTTTGTCGATTTAACCGGCAAGTTAACTAAAATGAAAACCAAACTTGGTGGCCAGTCTCTAGGTAGACCATACACATCTGGTGACTATCAAGCGGTAGGTGATGGTAGAGTAGTGTTTACCCAAGGTAATCCAAATCGACCAGCCGATTTAGCGGTTGTTAATACCAAAGGTGAAGTGAAAAAATTGACCGCGTTAAATGAAGACTTATTTGCTCATAAAACCATGGCAAAAGTCAGAAGTTTAACGGTTATTTCCAGTTTAGATGAAAAATCAATTGAAGCTTGGGTAGCATTGCCACCTAACTTTGACCCGGCAAAAAAATACCCACTGATCCTTGAAATTCATGGCGGCCCACATGCTGCTTACGGTCCAAATTTTTCAATGGAAGTACAATTGATGGCAGCGCAAGGGTATGTCGTTGTTTGGTCTAACCCTCGCGGCAGTACATCGTACGGTGAAGATTTTGCCAACTTGATTCACCATAACTACCCGTCGAATGACTATAACGATTTGATGGATGTAGTCGATGGTGTAATAGAAGAAGGTTACGTTGATCAAGAGCAATTATTTGTTACTGGTGGCTCAGGCGGCGGTACGTTAACAGCGTGGATTATTGGTAAAACAAATCGCTTTAAAGCTGCAGTTGTTGCTAAGCCGGTAATTAACTGGATGAGCTTTAGTTTAACCGCTGATGGGTATTCTTATTTTACTCAATATTGGATGCCTGGCATGCCTTGGGACAATGCTGGTCATTTATGGGAGCATTCACCGCTTTCATTAGTCGGTAATGTGAAAACGCCAACTATGTTATTAACTGGCGAATTTGATTATCGTACGCCTATGAGTGAGACCGAGCAATATTACCAAGCACTGCAGCTACAACAGGTAGACTCGGCAATGGTAAAAATTAAAAAAGCTGGTCATGGCATCGCTAGAAGACCAAGCAACTTAATTCAAAAAATCGGTAATATTATGGCTTGGTTCGAAAAATATCGAGCTAAAGAAGTTAAATACAGATAA